A stretch of the Acidilobus sp. 7A genome encodes the following:
- a CDS encoding MBL fold metallo-hydrolase, which yields MRVSWCGQSYFIITGPGGVRLAVDPHDGDSLGLPRCEADADYILVTHDHYDHNAVDVARGPRTKGVALWREGTFTFGPFRVAGVRLPHDAQDGSRYGWTAAYLVEADGVRVLHMGDVGVAPTEDLVRPFGKVDVIMVPAGDVTTVSQAGAIEWAKAVGAPVVIPMHYWLPGSNVPLDPIDVMLSIWRGDVERPGRSLRSSRGSGEGPGLR from the coding sequence TTGAGGGTCAGCTGGTGCGGCCAGTCTTACTTCATAATAACAGGCCCTGGCGGCGTCAGGCTCGCCGTAGACCCCCACGACGGCGACAGCCTCGGGCTTCCCAGGTGCGAGGCCGACGCTGACTACATACTTGTCACGCATGACCACTACGACCACAACGCCGTCGATGTCGCCAGGGGACCCAGGACCAAGGGGGTGGCCCTCTGGAGGGAGGGCACGTTCACGTTTGGCCCCTTCAGGGTGGCCGGGGTCAGGCTCCCCCACGACGCCCAGGACGGCTCGAGGTACGGCTGGACCGCGGCCTACCTGGTGGAGGCCGACGGCGTGAGGGTGCTCCACATGGGGGACGTGGGGGTTGCGCCCACGGAGGACCTGGTGAGGCCCTTCGGGAAGGTTGACGTCATAATGGTGCCGGCCGGCGACGTGACAACTGTCAGCCAGGCGGGCGCCATAGAGTGGGCAAAGGCTGTCGGCGCCCCCGTGGTTATACCCATGCACTACTGGCTCCCAGGCTCAAACGTGCCCCTCGACCCGATAGATGTCATGCTCTCGATCTGGCGCGGCGACGTGGAGAGGCCCGGCCGGAGCTTGAGGTCGTCAAGGGGGTCGGGGGAGGGCCCAGGCTTGAGGTGA
- a CDS encoding MFS transporter, with amino-acid sequence MEYKWKALSVTSVGSLMSAIDSTVVLLALVPIAEDLHADYVTIVWMVIAYLLANTSLVLTFGRIGDTYGRKRVYNLGFVVFSVGSLLSALSQSGLELVMFRAIQGVGSAMMVSNSLAIISEAFPVNERGRALGINSIVWATGNILGIILGGLIITFTSWRWIFLINVPIGAFGTLWAYVTLRESKFRRAGESFDVPAAVLFTTGVLALQLGVTFGLLRGWADPYTLASFIATPPLLAAFALWELYRADNPIVDLRMFTTNRMFSASIFTATVQSLAMFSVNFLLLFYLEGIFGLPVLTASYLIIPMATVNMISGPIGGRLTDRYGPRPVATAGLIIQGVALYLLASMTTKTPLWWVAAVEGIYGLGGGLFWPSNTTAVISSAPRERYGVASGTLTTFRNTGMILSFAVSLTSVAAALPAYYVYRLFVGTMSGNLPPHLMVSYLGAQAFAYHVSLGLLAVATVLSALRPSGALSKHTGPQIATPRIARANDEGS; translated from the coding sequence TTGGAGTACAAGTGGAAGGCTCTCTCGGTGACCAGCGTCGGCTCCCTGATGTCAGCCATAGACAGCACTGTGGTGCTCCTGGCCCTCGTGCCCATAGCCGAGGACCTGCACGCCGACTACGTCACCATAGTCTGGATGGTCATCGCATACCTGCTCGCCAACACGTCCCTGGTGCTGACGTTCGGCAGGATAGGGGACACCTACGGCAGGAAGAGGGTCTACAACCTCGGGTTCGTCGTCTTCAGCGTAGGCTCCCTCCTCTCAGCCCTGTCGCAGAGCGGCCTAGAGCTGGTCATGTTCAGGGCCATACAGGGCGTAGGCTCCGCGATGATGGTCTCGAACTCACTCGCAATAATATCGGAGGCGTTCCCGGTCAACGAGAGGGGCAGGGCGCTGGGCATAAACTCCATAGTTTGGGCCACGGGGAACATACTGGGCATAATACTTGGCGGCCTCATAATAACGTTCACATCGTGGAGGTGGATATTCCTGATAAACGTGCCCATAGGAGCCTTCGGCACGCTGTGGGCCTACGTGACCCTCAGGGAGTCCAAGTTCAGGAGGGCGGGGGAGAGCTTTGACGTGCCGGCGGCGGTGCTCTTCACGACTGGCGTACTGGCCCTCCAGCTCGGCGTGACCTTCGGCCTCCTCAGGGGCTGGGCCGACCCGTACACGCTGGCCTCCTTCATAGCGACGCCTCCACTGCTCGCGGCCTTCGCGCTCTGGGAGCTCTACAGGGCAGACAACCCAATAGTTGACCTCAGGATGTTCACTACCAACAGGATGTTCTCGGCGTCAATATTCACAGCCACAGTGCAGAGCCTTGCCATGTTCTCTGTGAACTTCCTGCTGCTGTTCTACCTTGAGGGCATATTCGGCCTCCCGGTGCTCACGGCGTCATACCTTATAATACCTATGGCCACGGTCAACATGATCTCAGGCCCCATAGGGGGCAGGCTCACCGACAGGTACGGCCCGAGGCCCGTGGCCACGGCCGGCCTCATAATACAGGGCGTCGCCCTCTACCTCTTAGCGTCTATGACGACCAAGACCCCGCTGTGGTGGGTCGCGGCCGTTGAGGGCATATATGGCCTTGGAGGGGGCCTCTTCTGGCCCTCAAACACAACAGCAGTGATATCGTCAGCGCCCAGGGAGAGGTACGGCGTGGCCTCAGGCACGCTGACGACCTTCAGGAACACGGGCATGATCCTCAGCTTCGCCGTCTCACTGACGTCAGTCGCGGCCGCCCTGCCGGCCTACTACGTCTATAGGCTGTTTGTCGGCACTATGAGCGGAAACCTGCCGCCCCACCTGATGGTCAGCTACCTCGGCGCCCAGGCATTCGCCTACCACGTCTCGCTCGGCCTGCTGGCCGTCGCAACCGTGCTATCGGCCCTGAGGCCCTCAGGCGCACTGTCTAAACACACGGGGCCTCAAATAGCGACGCCGCGCATAGCTAGGGCTAACGACGAGGGCAGCTGA
- a CDS encoding dual specificity protein phosphatase family protein, with translation MRDEPAEVIKGLYAGPGCVDLDDYGISVDAIITLEPSCPAEASGASREVYPIRDMEVEPIGNTAGAIAAIARLLGQGRRVYVHCYAGCGRTGTVVSGYLVLFHNMTPEEAVNLFEGARGCGPESEEQLMLLDLLEVMRRKLGPWGAIRELTQGMGLGDALSGL, from the coding sequence ATGAGGGATGAGCCGGCTGAGGTGATAAAGGGGCTCTACGCCGGCCCCGGCTGCGTCGACCTTGACGATTATGGCATAAGCGTCGACGCGATAATAACGCTTGAGCCCTCCTGCCCCGCCGAGGCTAGCGGGGCCTCAAGGGAGGTCTACCCGATAAGGGACATGGAGGTCGAGCCAATAGGAAACACGGCAGGGGCCATAGCTGCAATTGCAAGGCTTTTAGGCCAGGGCAGGAGGGTCTACGTGCACTGCTACGCCGGCTGCGGCAGGACGGGCACCGTGGTCTCAGGCTACCTCGTGCTGTTCCACAACATGACCCCTGAGGAGGCCGTGAACCTGTTTGAGGGGGCCAGGGGATGTGGGCCTGAGTCGGAGGAGCAGCTCATGCTCCTGGACCTGCTGGAGGTGATGAGGAGGAAGCTGGGGCCGTGGGGCGCGATAAGGGAGCTGACCCAGGGGATGGGGCTTGGTGACGCCCTCTCAGGCCTATGA
- a CDS encoding triphosphoribosyl-dephospho-CoA synthase: MTPSQAYECVALGSALSLGALLEPLAHPKPGAVTRVQGQADKGIFDFALHHEAVERGAIRACVSAAEGSEDPIADGLEAYLDAVRGLGLRTNVGLGQALLIVPLAAASPGRPGVRALCERASELVRRSTPRASAAYYRALAALAPSHLGRYWGPLPDVSQGAPSVGLGEVLGLVDDLVSQEAVNGYRLTLRAYELMRGRLTEGIEEAISGAFLWLASSTPDSLLARSRGARASLIAMAEASLLGAEELDRAWRSRGWNLGSLLDIVAAATSLISYEIHVKLKGGN, from the coding sequence GTGACGCCCTCTCAGGCCTATGAGTGCGTGGCGCTGGGCTCAGCCCTCTCCCTTGGGGCCCTCCTTGAGCCCCTGGCGCACCCGAAGCCTGGGGCAGTTACAAGGGTGCAGGGGCAGGCCGACAAAGGCATATTTGACTTCGCCTTACACCACGAGGCCGTCGAGAGGGGGGCAATAAGGGCATGCGTATCGGCTGCTGAGGGCTCCGAGGACCCCATAGCGGACGGCCTGGAGGCCTACCTTGACGCAGTGAGGGGCCTGGGGCTCAGGACAAACGTGGGCCTCGGGCAGGCCCTCCTCATAGTTCCACTCGCAGCCGCCTCCCCCGGGAGGCCTGGGGTGAGGGCCCTCTGCGAGAGGGCAAGCGAGCTCGTGAGGAGGTCGACGCCGAGGGCGTCGGCGGCCTACTACAGGGCGCTGGCGGCGCTTGCGCCCTCCCACCTGGGCAGGTACTGGGGCCCGCTGCCTGACGTGAGCCAGGGGGCGCCGAGCGTGGGGCTTGGGGAAGTTCTAGGACTAGTGGACGACCTGGTGTCCCAGGAGGCGGTTAACGGCTACAGGCTCACGCTCAGGGCCTACGAGCTCATGAGGGGGCGCCTCACTGAGGGCATAGAGGAGGCCATATCAGGGGCCTTCCTCTGGCTGGCCTCATCAACGCCTGACTCGCTGCTGGCGAGGTCGAGGGGGGCCAGGGCCTCGCTGATAGCTATGGCGGAGGCCTCGCTCCTTGGCGCCGAGGAGCTTGACAGGGCGTGGAGGTCAAGGGGCTGGAACCTCGGCTCCCTGCTCGACATAGTGGCCGCGGCCACTTCACTCATCAGCTACGAGATACACGTAAAGCTTAAAGGGGGCAATTAG
- a CDS encoding S16 family serine protease yields the protein MSGRRGLALLLVIMVIASLVAASALARPSRAQPVSSWSRSAWILLPAVEGTSGVVTNATVTLSYPGTGKVTVTDNSGPAQPSTLYSIETAFMVAMTYAGLDWRYYNLNVHINVSGQISGPSGSFGVLLAVYSLATGLNSTYLHDYAITGAASPSGLSGPIGGLSYKCEAAQEDGLGIVYPVGNLGGIVLCNDSEQVPVAGIVSALAKVLKAYRFNVSLSVQPLPPFNSAMEEVADGFINSSRAVIGSLGLQGLPAPVSGEVESFVNNSQQDLELAQRYLTSIPYAAASYAFTAYIDALAANYTVWAYRVYASGGSLQGFFSGQANEVASEATSALSRLTNYSNASYGLAYEELLATAFARLADSLYYAGYASSASQGINISLAYVPAYYLGVAKARIESAVGWVVAANATRGLGPLLSPGLVSSTAEALGSFTDTAINYADSLINYYVQQFESIGDIAEAQALQSMEGDLNFLVKEGDQLLSQGYYVASIGVYEDALTNALNIIFIESGNFSNPAVVGPYVRELEAEYSLLGSALSMRGLGSSLDSSYMSYAETLLPTDPQDAIYIMETAVIDELAWYLGAISYGGAPATQQQVAGQSPVLTAALVLAAMALGATAVAAASLWSYKKYVASVSRP from the coding sequence ATGAGCGGACGCAGGGGCCTGGCCCTCCTGCTAGTCATCATGGTTATAGCGTCGCTTGTCGCGGCCTCAGCCCTCGCGAGGCCCTCCAGGGCCCAGCCAGTGTCGTCGTGGAGTAGGAGCGCGTGGATATTGCTGCCCGCCGTCGAGGGCACCTCCGGGGTCGTCACAAACGCCACGGTCACGCTCTCATACCCCGGGACCGGCAAGGTCACCGTCACGGACAACAGCGGCCCGGCTCAGCCTTCGACGCTTTACAGCATTGAGACGGCCTTCATGGTGGCCATGACGTACGCTGGTCTCGACTGGAGGTACTACAACCTAAACGTCCATATAAATGTGAGCGGCCAGATATCGGGGCCCAGCGGCAGCTTCGGCGTCCTTCTCGCAGTTTATTCGCTGGCAACAGGACTTAACAGCACGTACCTCCACGACTACGCTATAACTGGCGCGGCCTCGCCATCAGGCCTCTCAGGCCCCATAGGCGGGCTGTCCTACAAGTGCGAGGCCGCCCAGGAGGACGGGCTTGGCATAGTCTACCCCGTAGGCAACCTGGGCGGCATTGTGCTGTGCAACGACAGCGAGCAGGTGCCGGTGGCAGGCATAGTGAGCGCCCTAGCGAAGGTACTGAAGGCCTACAGGTTCAACGTCAGCCTGAGCGTGCAGCCCCTGCCGCCATTCAACTCAGCCATGGAGGAGGTGGCTGACGGCTTCATAAACTCGAGCAGGGCCGTAATAGGCAGCCTCGGCCTCCAGGGCCTCCCGGCGCCTGTCAGCGGCGAGGTCGAGAGCTTTGTTAACAACAGCCAACAGGACCTGGAGCTGGCCCAGAGGTACCTGACTTCCATACCCTACGCGGCCGCAAGCTACGCCTTCACAGCGTACATAGACGCCCTGGCGGCAAACTACACGGTATGGGCCTACAGGGTCTACGCGTCGGGCGGGTCACTCCAGGGCTTCTTCTCAGGCCAGGCCAACGAGGTGGCCTCTGAGGCCACCAGCGCGCTCTCGCGGCTCACGAACTACTCAAACGCCTCCTACGGCCTGGCCTATGAGGAGTTGCTGGCCACGGCCTTCGCCAGGCTGGCCGACTCGCTCTACTACGCGGGCTACGCGTCGAGCGCCTCGCAGGGCATTAACATAAGCCTGGCCTACGTGCCCGCCTACTACCTGGGGGTCGCCAAGGCTAGGATAGAGAGCGCCGTGGGCTGGGTCGTGGCAGCCAACGCGACCAGGGGACTAGGGCCGCTGCTCTCCCCAGGCCTCGTGTCATCAACCGCTGAGGCGCTGGGGTCCTTCACTGACACTGCCATAAACTACGCCGACTCACTGATAAACTACTACGTCCAGCAGTTCGAGAGCATAGGTGACATAGCCGAGGCCCAGGCACTCCAGTCAATGGAGGGCGACCTGAACTTCCTTGTTAAGGAGGGCGACCAGCTGCTCTCCCAGGGCTACTACGTGGCCTCCATAGGCGTCTATGAGGACGCCCTGACCAACGCGCTCAACATAATATTCATCGAGAGCGGCAACTTCTCAAACCCGGCAGTGGTGGGCCCCTACGTCAGGGAGCTTGAGGCCGAGTACTCCCTGCTGGGCTCTGCCCTCTCCATGAGGGGCCTGGGCAGCTCCCTGGACAGCTCCTACATGAGCTACGCGGAGACGCTGCTGCCCACGGACCCCCAGGACGCGATCTACATCATGGAGACGGCCGTGATAGACGAGCTAGCGTGGTACCTGGGCGCCATCAGCTACGGCGGTGCCCCCGCGACCCAGCAGCAGGTGGCGGGCCAGAGCCCCGTGCTTACCGCCGCCCTCGTGCTGGCCGCGATGGCCCTAGGGGCCACGGCGGTGGCCGCGGCCTCTCTGTGGTCCTACAAGAAGTACGTGGCCTCTGTCAGCCGCCCATGA
- a CDS encoding uracil-DNA glycosylase, which translates to MQATDERLRRLRELQEEILACNRCPRLREFDVKVGLNPPRRFRGQAYWSRPVPSLGDPLAPIVIVGMAPAPHGGNRTGRMFTGDQSGNNFFRALYEAGLANRPVSVSRDDGLQVYHVYITAALHCAPPDNRPLREEVENCFPYLREEISLLPNAKVFVALGRLAFEQLCRIFNVRPEFKHGAEYRLPDGRWLIASYHPSPRNVNTGTLTIEGLRAIFERAKELAGLAGE; encoded by the coding sequence TTGCAGGCAACTGATGAGAGGCTGAGGAGGCTCAGGGAGCTGCAGGAGGAGATACTGGCGTGCAACAGGTGTCCAAGGCTTAGGGAGTTCGACGTCAAGGTAGGCCTCAACCCGCCCAGGAGGTTCAGGGGCCAGGCCTACTGGTCAAGGCCGGTCCCAAGCCTCGGCGACCCCCTGGCCCCAATAGTGATCGTTGGGATGGCGCCCGCGCCTCACGGCGGCAACAGGACGGGCAGGATGTTCACGGGGGACCAGTCTGGCAACAACTTCTTCAGGGCCCTCTACGAGGCTGGGCTCGCGAATAGGCCCGTCAGCGTGAGCAGGGACGACGGCCTTCAGGTATACCACGTTTACATAACTGCAGCCCTTCACTGCGCCCCGCCCGACAACAGGCCCCTAAGGGAGGAGGTGGAGAACTGCTTCCCATACCTGAGGGAGGAGATATCACTGCTCCCGAACGCCAAGGTCTTCGTGGCCCTCGGCAGGCTGGCGTTTGAGCAGCTCTGCAGAATTTTCAACGTCAGGCCTGAGTTCAAGCATGGGGCTGAGTACAGGCTGCCCGACGGCAGGTGGCTCATAGCTAGCTACCACCCGAGCCCAAGGAACGTGAACACCGGGACGCTGACCATTGAGGGCCTGAGGGCCATATTTGAGAGGGCCAAGGAGCTAGCTGGGCTGGCAGGTGAATGA
- the pgk gene encoding phosphoglycerate kinase encodes MLHVRFRGIVVGTMDDVNFWGKRVLVRVDVNSPMKGGKLLDASRVEAHARTIRELHEAGAKVVIMAHQGRPGGDDFDHLEQHAKALEPLVGAPVDFVRDVSGPEALRRIDSLEDGELLMLDNVRLLAEENVQAEPEALVRTLLVRELAPHFDIYVGDAFAAAHRSQPSIVGFPYVLPSVAGRVMEAELRGLSKVLDVSPRSFFVGGSKVDDVVKVMPSLTAKGTVMTGGLVALAFSKAYGMNLGPAENIVKSMGAEVMEGARKAIEKGKVMVPVDYVVERPDGEVDVEEVGQELSGVPKDIGPSTIAMYRDVIDASDAVIFKGTAGVVEDPRFRRGTVSLLEAALGSGAFVLVGGGHANAALSWVEEGLRKAVGYTSTAGGAMLYLAAGLKMPGVEALAYSYSRFIARGGWP; translated from the coding sequence TTGCTTCACGTCAGGTTCAGGGGGATTGTAGTAGGCACGATGGATGACGTCAACTTCTGGGGGAAGAGGGTGTTGGTGAGGGTCGACGTAAACAGCCCCATGAAGGGAGGGAAGCTGCTCGACGCCAGCAGGGTTGAGGCCCACGCGAGGACGATAAGGGAGCTGCACGAGGCCGGGGCCAAGGTCGTCATAATGGCCCACCAGGGCAGGCCAGGAGGGGACGACTTCGACCACCTGGAGCAGCACGCCAAGGCCCTCGAGCCCCTCGTGGGGGCCCCAGTGGACTTCGTCAGGGACGTCAGCGGCCCCGAGGCGCTCAGGAGGATAGACTCCCTTGAGGACGGGGAGCTGCTGATGCTTGACAACGTCAGGCTGCTTGCGGAGGAGAACGTGCAGGCGGAGCCCGAGGCCCTCGTTAGAACCCTCCTCGTCAGGGAGCTGGCCCCCCACTTTGACATCTACGTGGGGGACGCCTTTGCAGCGGCCCACAGGTCGCAGCCCAGCATAGTCGGCTTCCCCTACGTGCTGCCCTCCGTTGCGGGCAGAGTGATGGAGGCGGAGCTCAGGGGGCTCTCTAAGGTCCTCGACGTGAGCCCCAGGTCGTTCTTCGTAGGCGGCTCGAAGGTCGACGACGTCGTCAAGGTGATGCCGAGCCTCACAGCCAAGGGCACAGTGATGACCGGGGGCCTCGTGGCACTGGCCTTCTCAAAGGCCTACGGCATGAACCTCGGGCCGGCGGAGAACATAGTTAAGTCCATGGGGGCCGAGGTCATGGAGGGGGCGAGGAAGGCCATAGAGAAGGGCAAGGTCATGGTGCCCGTTGACTACGTTGTGGAGAGGCCCGACGGCGAGGTCGACGTTGAGGAGGTGGGGCAGGAGCTCAGCGGCGTGCCCAAGGACATAGGCCCCTCCACGATAGCCATGTACAGGGACGTCATAGACGCCTCTGACGCGGTCATATTCAAGGGCACGGCGGGCGTCGTGGAGGACCCGAGGTTCAGGAGGGGCACCGTCTCCCTCCTTGAGGCCGCCCTGGGCTCGGGGGCATTCGTGCTCGTGGGCGGAGGGCACGCAAACGCGGCCCTCTCGTGGGTCGAGGAGGGCCTAAGGAAGGCGGTGGGCTACACTAGCACCGCTGGAGGGGCCATGCTCTACCTGGCGGCAGGCCTCAAGATGCCCGGCGTCGAGGCCCTGGCGTACTCCTACTCAAGGTTCATAGCCAGGGGAGGCTGGCCTTGA
- a CDS encoding helix-turn-helix domain-containing protein: MQPLHSYVHLLGKETRRRIIELLASERGVRRLADELGVTPAAISKYLRGETHPSDKVVERAIEVASAEEALEISKIVSSELVEGIDDFIGWSMEKGVVDPRLSVRLSEVIAKVGLASLSSRRPVEQDSSAAPLHD, translated from the coding sequence GTGCAGCCCTTGCACAGCTATGTCCACCTGCTTGGCAAGGAGACTAGGAGGAGGATAATAGAGCTCCTGGCATCTGAGAGGGGCGTCAGGAGGCTCGCAGACGAGCTTGGGGTCACCCCCGCGGCCATAAGCAAGTACCTCAGGGGCGAGACGCACCCCTCGGACAAGGTGGTCGAGAGGGCCATAGAGGTAGCCAGCGCCGAGGAGGCGCTCGAGATATCTAAGATTGTCTCCTCGGAGCTCGTGGAGGGCATAGATGACTTCATAGGCTGGTCCATGGAGAAGGGGGTCGTGGACCCCAGGCTCTCGGTGAGGCTCTCAGAGGTCATAGCCAAGGTCGGCCTCGCCTCCCTCTCCTCCAGGAGGCCAGTGGAGCAGGATAGCAGCGCGGCGCCCCTGCACGACTAA
- a CDS encoding type II glyceraldehyde-3-phosphate dehydrogenase: MALRSRAAVGVNGFGTIGRRVAWAASQQRDMEVVGVVKTKPDYAAMQAASAGLPLYVPGEREAEAFRRAGLEVRGALRDLLKEVDVIVDATPDGVGATYAKAYSEAGVRAIFQGGEEASVAKVSFSALCNYDEAVGKESVRVVSCNTTGLLRSICALNSAIGVKSVNAFLVRRAADLQEVKRGPVNAIVLNPARVPSHHAGDVRSVLPWLEISTAAVVVPTTLMHVHYVNVRLRGAATREEVIEALRASPRVLVVSSSRSGVESTAQLIDAARHVRPRGDIPELVVFEESVSVRGEEASFIQAVHQESIVVPENVDAIRASLGMADAEESVRATNEALGIGRLPGLAGSPSAKG; the protein is encoded by the coding sequence CTGGCCTTGAGGTCCAGGGCCGCCGTTGGGGTCAACGGCTTCGGAACCATAGGCAGGAGGGTCGCCTGGGCCGCCTCTCAGCAGAGGGACATGGAGGTAGTTGGCGTAGTAAAGACCAAGCCTGACTACGCGGCTATGCAGGCGGCCTCCGCTGGCCTGCCGCTCTACGTGCCTGGCGAGAGGGAGGCCGAGGCGTTCAGGAGGGCGGGGCTTGAGGTCAGGGGCGCGCTGAGGGACCTCCTTAAGGAGGTTGACGTCATAGTAGACGCTACCCCCGACGGGGTTGGGGCCACGTACGCCAAGGCCTACTCGGAGGCCGGGGTCAGGGCAATATTCCAGGGAGGGGAGGAGGCGAGCGTGGCCAAGGTCTCCTTCAGCGCCCTCTGCAACTACGACGAGGCTGTGGGCAAGGAGAGTGTCAGGGTAGTCTCGTGCAACACCACCGGGCTCCTGAGGTCGATATGCGCGTTAAACTCGGCCATTGGGGTTAAGTCCGTTAACGCCTTCCTCGTGAGGAGGGCGGCTGACCTCCAGGAGGTCAAGAGGGGACCTGTGAACGCCATCGTGCTAAACCCCGCCAGGGTGCCGAGCCACCACGCCGGCGACGTAAGGAGCGTGCTGCCGTGGCTTGAGATAAGCACCGCCGCAGTGGTGGTGCCGACGACGCTCATGCACGTGCACTATGTCAACGTTAGGCTCAGGGGGGCCGCCACAAGGGAGGAGGTGATAGAGGCCCTCAGGGCGTCGCCCAGGGTGCTCGTGGTGAGCTCCTCGAGGTCCGGGGTTGAGAGCACCGCCCAGCTGATAGACGCGGCAAGGCACGTGAGGCCGAGGGGGGACATACCTGAGCTTGTCGTCTTCGAGGAGAGCGTCAGCGTGAGGGGCGAGGAGGCATCATTCATACAGGCCGTCCACCAGGAGTCCATAGTGGTGCCTGAGAACGTCGACGCTATAAGGGCCTCCCTGGGGATGGCGGACGCCGAGGAGTCAGTGAGGGCCACCAACGAGGCCCTGGGCATAGGGAGGCTGCCGGGCCTCGCGGGCAGCCCATCAGCGAAGGGCTAA
- a CDS encoding NAD-dependent epimerase/dehydratase family protein, which translates to METKRVMILGIDGYLGWPLALRMLRKGHIVYGIDDLSTRYNAALAGEGSAFPLPEPKEREAYLRELGDLQAFQVADITQPGVLREAVERFRPDAVVHFAEQRAAPFSMMDEERAVYTMYNNIIGTIRLIYALRDRPEVHVLKMGTMGEFGTPNYDIPEAAYVEFTYKGKSDLMPVPKFAGSWYHWTKVHDTHNLLFANRVWGLTVTDVNQGPVYGTRTSDMLMGGSVEDPEAQVDERLRTRIDIGDAFGTVINKNIARALVSMALYRKEGRKLPLYQYGKARQVRGFISLEDSVEALEILINNPPREGEFRAVNQFRELLTTGEIIFAIRDYIQSAYNYEIPIEWIEDPRVEKEEHYYNPEIKVLPSLGFRPKHTFRQLLPSMVEDMRRYLDRLLAFRDVVGEVRIGWRTGIGYSKRVLKREE; encoded by the coding sequence ATGGAGACGAAGAGAGTAATGATACTGGGCATAGATGGCTACCTAGGCTGGCCCCTGGCGCTGAGGATGCTGAGGAAGGGCCATATAGTCTACGGCATAGACGACCTGAGCACCCGCTACAACGCCGCCCTGGCCGGCGAGGGGTCAGCGTTCCCCCTGCCTGAGCCCAAGGAGAGGGAGGCGTACCTGAGGGAGCTGGGCGACCTGCAGGCCTTCCAGGTCGCTGACATAACGCAGCCAGGCGTCCTCAGGGAGGCCGTGGAGAGGTTCAGGCCCGACGCTGTAGTTCACTTCGCCGAGCAGAGGGCGGCCCCCTTCTCAATGATGGACGAGGAGAGGGCTGTCTACACGATGTACAACAACATCATAGGGACCATCAGGCTTATCTACGCCCTGAGGGACAGGCCCGAGGTCCACGTACTTAAGATGGGCACCATGGGCGAGTTCGGCACCCCAAACTACGACATACCCGAGGCGGCCTACGTGGAGTTCACGTACAAGGGCAAGAGCGACCTTATGCCTGTGCCCAAGTTCGCAGGCTCCTGGTACCACTGGACGAAGGTCCATGACACGCACAACCTGCTGTTCGCCAACAGGGTCTGGGGCCTCACGGTGACAGACGTGAACCAGGGGCCCGTCTACGGCACCAGGACCTCAGACATGCTGATGGGTGGCAGCGTTGAGGACCCCGAGGCCCAGGTCGACGAGAGGCTGAGGACAAGGATTGACATAGGTGACGCCTTCGGGACCGTCATCAACAAGAACATAGCCAGGGCCCTGGTGAGCATGGCCCTCTACAGGAAGGAGGGCAGGAAGCTGCCGCTCTACCAGTACGGCAAGGCCAGGCAGGTGAGGGGCTTCATAAGCCTTGAGGACAGCGTTGAAGCCCTTGAGATACTCATCAACAACCCGCCCAGGGAGGGCGAGTTCAGGGCCGTAAACCAGTTCCGCGAGCTCCTCACCACGGGCGAGATAATATTTGCCATCAGGGACTACATCCAGAGCGCCTACAACTATGAGATACCCATAGAGTGGATAGAGGACCCCAGGGTTGAGAAGGAGGAGCACTACTACAACCCTGAGATAAAGGTGCTCCCGTCCCTCGGCTTCAGGCCCAAGCACACCTTCAGGCAGCTGCTCCCCTCAATGGTTGAGGACATGAGGAGGTACCTTGACAGGCTCCTTGCCTTCAGGGACGTGGTGGGCGAGGTCAGGATAGGGTGGAGGACTGGTATAGGTTACTCTAAGAGGGTCCTGAAGAGGGAGGAGTGA
- the udg gene encoding type-4 uracil-DNA glycosylase, whose translation MGEEKRELYNSIVEAVRSCRACPLHRLRTNAVPGEGNLEAKVMFVGEAPGRSEDEQGRPFVGAAGQLLNELLLRAGLRRENVYITNVVKCRPPNNRTPTEEEVAACVGFLRQEIALVRPKVIVALGNTAGSTIMGLAGRQWRGVTAERGRKAKVTVEGVEVIVVPTYHPAAALYRPDLKELLADDIAEAAREASAQGTRRTLLDFMGG comes from the coding sequence GTGGGGGAGGAGAAGAGGGAACTGTACAACAGCATAGTCGAGGCTGTGAGGAGCTGCAGGGCCTGCCCCCTTCACAGGCTGAGGACCAACGCCGTGCCGGGCGAGGGGAACCTTGAAGCTAAGGTGATGTTTGTGGGTGAGGCCCCCGGAAGGAGCGAGGACGAGCAGGGCAGGCCCTTCGTGGGCGCTGCGGGACAGCTCCTCAACGAGCTCCTCCTGAGGGCCGGCCTGAGGAGGGAGAACGTCTACATAACCAACGTCGTCAAGTGTCGCCCCCCTAACAACAGGACCCCCACAGAGGAGGAGGTGGCTGCCTGCGTCGGCTTCCTCAGGCAGGAGATAGCCCTCGTGAGGCCTAAGGTGATAGTCGCCCTCGGCAACACCGCTGGGTCTACAATAATGGGCCTCGCCGGGAGGCAGTGGAGGGGGGTCACGGCCGAGAGGGGCAGGAAGGCTAAGGTCACCGTCGAGGGCGTAGAGGTCATAGTCGTGCCAACTTACCACCCGGCCGCGGCGCTCTACAGGCCTGACCTGAAGGAGCTCCTGGCCGATGACATAGCCGAGGCCGCCAGGGAGGCCTCAGCGCAGGGCACCAGGAGGACCCTGCTCGACTTCATGGGCGGCTGA